From Debaryomyces hansenii CBS767 chromosome C complete sequence, a single genomic window includes:
- a CDS encoding DEHA2C08404p (similar to CA1919|IPF7477 Candida albicans), with translation MTENADGNSSNTPSITEINDPKQLTAVYKKNGSFDQRRKLLLEDFKKSETHSNLLLKLKLMVENKIKNDPSILMKNKGKMGALIQGGIINDHMQQKTVNSKNDNSLLSIVDKDIQEKIIDSPEFHKELKDELKNTKRILLGISDEEYAKQLEEEKRQKELELEEIKRQDAEKELAYKNNFKVKNLNTSHKVTKPPRFNFSTNRNNDRHVRDNYQSPGNDISSNANKNTGNNSAGEDNKQKQNVPYLMY, from the coding sequence ATGACAGAAAATGCAGATGGTAATTCATCTAATACCCCAAGTATAACAGAAATAAATGATCCAAAGCAGCTTACAGCGGTTTATAAGAAGAACGGGTCGTTCGATCAACGTAGAAAGCTATTATTAGAGGATTTTAAAAAGTCAGAAACTCATTCGAATTtgctattgaaattgaaattaatggTCGAaaataagataaaaaatGACCCCTCAATactaatgaagaataaGGGTAAAATGGGAGCATTGATACAGGGTGGTATTATAAATGATCATATGCAACAAAAAACAGTAAATTCCAAAAACGATAATAGCTTATTGAGTATAGTGGATAAAGATATTCAAGAGAAAATAATAGACTCGCCAGAATTCcataaagaattaaaggatgaattaaagaatacAAAAAGAATACTATTAGGTATaagtgatgaagaatatgcAAAACAactagaagaagaaaaacgccaaaaagaattagaattgGAGGAAATAAAGAGACAGGATgcagaaaaagaattagcaTACAAAAACAACTTCAAAGTTAAGAACCTTAACACAAGTCATAAAGTCACGAAACCACCTAGGTTTAACTTCTCAACGAATAGGAACAATGACAGGCATGTAAGAGATAATTACCAGAGTCCTGGTAATGATATTTCCAGTAATGCTAACAAGAATACTGGTAATAATAGTGCTGGTGAGGATAACAAACAGAAGCAAAATGTTCCTTACTTAATGTATtag
- a CDS encoding DEHA2C08426p (weakly similar to uniprot|P53202 Saccharomyces cerevisiae YGR003w CUL3 Ubiquitin-protein ligase) — MTEETRSEVLDFGGANSSISKTPTSSHLSNNHSRHESSLRNDNKRKKPNIKQVNKSHLSAQKEKVKILVHQVIDLILQESKLEYSFDIYYRGVESLCRFKHIEQSILADHLKLKLEDHFHYHIKPDITRILEDNSLTLSESITKYLEIYEKWKHKLQLLSKLFLYLDRCYLMQHPSRKMILELGMTLFVEGLLADNNEGTNRLADITLRKHIQLLKKVGEFEDIRDLKLAKHLSTVLVKLNFNHQIRLHTDLINSIISHYNSLKDLWIEKPETYIHIALTKISREMTFFKDCGYEREFLIEFLSKLKWILIFQNFNTMIRSCIPFMVHDKNLKQFEIIYDYCGRSLDEYQLDAMSIFVYEWGQHIIHSIKEIIDSNKSNSKKIIPLLVESNLKYKSIAGDKFNKNELFEFEVRKSFTKSFNEKKINTLIIFQLCKYCDSFFKNINKKSNKDESINLSFNEFQQHVLIIFKALNNKNDFISHYKKELSKRLLLGKSPSYSLERKLVESFLKLIGEGEETVGLQIMFKDLELSKEKYSSMTLDDSTVDFTALVLEQKHWPEMPKLDSDIILSPQLTTILDSFTALYHNSDEKLKNRTLDWSHYPLHQLTIKANFDNGEKELDVNLLQAIVILLFNDKNSYTYDEIFALSNISDKLLKKVLGSLSSDKYRILLKDNATYSFNSKFTDKATKIKITLSKDREISTGLFDSDATKALERNRSVEFRSALVRVMKSAKRISYLDLLTQTLPLVEKNGPCTIADLKSNLEYLIENEFVKRELDGQSLSYIP, encoded by the coding sequence ATGACCGAAGAGACTAGGTCAGAAGTATTAGATTTTGGTGGTGCAAactcttcaatttctaaaaCCCCGACTTCATCTCATTTATCTAATAACCACTCGAGACATGAGTCTAGTCTTCgaaatgataataaacGAAAGAAGCCGAATATAAAACAGGTTAACAAATCACATTTGTCAGCTCAAAAAGAAAAGGTTAAGATACTAGTACATCAGGTCATAGACTTGATTTTACAAGAATCAAAGCTCGAATACAGCTTCGATATATACTACAGAGGTGTTGAATCCTTGTGCAGATTCAAGCATATTGAGCAATCAATATTGGCAgatcatttgaaattaaaattggaaGACCATTTCCATTATCATATAAAGCCTGATATTACAAGGATCTTAGAGGATAATCTGTTAACATTAAGTGAATCAATAACGAAATACTTGgaaatatatgaaaaatggaaacaTAAGCTTCAGTTGTTGAGTAAgttgtttctttatttggATCGGTGTTATTTAATGCAACAtccttcaagaaaaatgatcTTAGAACTCGGGATGACGTTGTTTGTTGAGGGGCTCCTAGcggataataatgaaggcACTAATAGATTAGCTGATATCACTCTTCGCAAGCATATACAATTGTTAAAAAAGGTTGGcgaatttgaagatatcaGAGATTTAAAACTTGCTAAACATCTATCAACGGTATTagtgaaattgaatttcaatCACCAAATAAGGCTACATACCGATCTTATAAATCTGATAATATCGcattataattcattaaaagaCTTGTGGATTGAAAAGCCTGAAACATACATACATATAGCTTTAACAAAGATATCAAGGGAAATGACCTTTTTTAAGGATTGTGGTTACGAGAGAGAGTTTTTGATAGAATTTTTACTGAAACTCAAGTGgattctaatttttcaaaatttcaatacaATGATTAGGAGCTGTATACCCTTCATGGTACatgataaaaatttgaagcAGTTTGAAATCATATATGATTATTGTGGGAGATCCTTAGACGAATATCAACTAGATGCAATgtcaatttttgtttatgaATGGGGTCAGCATATAATACACTCAATTAAGGAGATAATCGATAGTAATAAGTCAAACCTGAAAAAGATAATTCCATTATTAGTTGAATCcaatttgaaatacaaAAGCATTGCTGGTGACAAATTTAACaagaatgaattatttgaatttgaagtcAGAAAGTCCTTTACGAAATCGTTCAATGAGAAGAAGATTAatactttaataatattccaGTTATGTAAGTATTGTGAttcattcttcaagaatattaataaaaaatcGAACAAGGATGAAAGTATAAATTTATCCTTCAATGAATTTCAACAACATGTATTGATTATCTTTAAGGCtctaaataataaaaatgacTTCATTTCTCATTACAAGAAGGAGTTGTCGAAGAGATTACTTTTAGGAAAATCCCCGAGTTATAGTTTAGAAAGGAAGTTAGTAGAATCATTCTTGAAGCTTATTGGTGAAGGAGAAGAAACTGTTGGTTTGCAAATAATGTTTAAAGATCTAGAGTTgtcaaaagaaaaatattctctGATGACTTTGGATGACAGCACTGTTGATTTTACTGCTTTAGTCTTAGAACAAAAGCATTGGCCTGAAATGCCTAAATTGGACTCAGATATTATTCTACTGCCTCAGCTTACAACCATACTTGATAGTTTTACTGCGTTGTATCACAATTCGGacgaaaaattaaaaaaccGTACTCTTGATTGGAGTCATTATCCTTTGCATCAATTAACCATCAAAGCGAACTTTGATAATGGCGAAAAGGAATTAGACGTAAATTTGTTACAGGCAATTGtcattttattattcaatgacAAGAACAGCTATACTTACGACGAAATATTTGCACTTTCGAATATAAGTGAtaagttattgaaaaaggTACTAGGGTCATTATCGTCTGATAAATACAGAATATTACTTAAGGATAATGCAACGTActcattcaattcaaaatttacGGATAAAgcaacaaaaataaaaattacTCTTTCAAAAGATAGAGAAATATCAACTGGCTTGTTTGATAGCGACGCAACAAAGGCGcttgaaagaaatagaagTGTTGAATTTAGAAGCGCCTTAGTTCGGGTGATGAAAAGTGCCAAACGAATCTCGTATCTAGATTTATTGACCCAAACCCTACCATTAGTAGAAAAAAACGGGCCATGTACCATAGCAGACCTTAAGTCCAATCTTGAGTACTTAATAGAGAATGAATTCGTTAAAAGAGAACTTGACGGTCAATCACTTTCTTATATACCCTAA
- a CDS encoding DEHA2C08448p (similar to uniprot|P37299 Saccharomyces cerevisiae YHR001wa QCR10 ubiquinol--cytochrome-c reductase), whose amino-acid sequence MVSYIRAPAYKTVKTFAGLNLPLIKQYTPNLILWGGAAAAGVATFTEGIPLFKDTFYSKIPYFGQHWIYNPDPEEVPV is encoded by the exons atggtttCT TACATTAGAGCTCCAGCTTACAAGACAGTTAAAACCTTTGCTGGTTTAAACTTGCCACTTATTAAGCAATACACACCTAACTTGATCCTTTGGGGAGGTGCTGCTGCTGCAGGTGTTGCCACTTTCACAGAAGGTATCCCATTATTCAAGGATACTTTCTACTCTAAAATTCCATACTTTGGTCAACACTGGATTTACAATCCAGATCCAGAAGAAGTTCCTGTCTAA
- a CDS encoding DEHA2C08470p (similar to uniprot|P32463 Saccharomyces cerevisiae YKL192c ACP1 Mitochondrial matrix acyl carrier protein), whose protein sequence is MFRSTLFRSLRTPLVRQPIAPAAISITKPSFVRFYAGFPALSRDLAKERIVELLEGYDKVDSAKEITEESAFVQDLGLDSLDVVEVVMEVEHEFNIQIPDHEADTLKTVGQTVDYILAQPDAC, encoded by the coding sequence ATGTTTAGATCTACTTTATTCAGAAGCCTTAGAACACCATTAGTTAGACAGCCAATTGCACCTGCAGCAATTTCCATAACAAAACCATCATTTGTTCGTTTCTACGCTGGGTTCCCAGCTTTATCTAGAGATCTTGCCAAAGAGAGAATCGtggaattattagaagGATACGATAAGGTCGATAGCGCTAAGGAAATCACTGAAGAAAGTGCGTTTGTACAAGACTTGGGTTTGGACTCGTTAGACGTTGTCGAAGTGGTCATGGAAGTGGAACACGAATTTAACATCCAAATCCCAGATCACGAAGCCGACACATTAAAGACTGTTGGTCAGACCGTCGACTATATCCTCGCCCAGCCTGATGCTTGTTAA
- a CDS encoding putative mitochondrial 37S ribosomal protein MRPS12 (similar to uniprot|P53732 Saccharomyces cerevisiae YNR036C Putative mitochondrial ribosomal protein of the small subunit) produces the protein MIRSLVNIYKTPIKSVSTFSRVAPVTSYLASIRSNIPINNQFSLLNQQKRYATLNQIKSGRHGKPVKPYVSKAPHLDTNPFKKGVVLRVMIVKPKKPNSAQRKCCRVRLSNGNVISCLIPGEGHNLQEHHVVLVRGGRVQDLPGVKYRLVRGAFDLAGVANRTTSRSKYGVKKPKDS, from the coding sequence ATGATTAGATCATTGGtaaatatttacaagacTCCAATCAAGTCTGTATCCACCTTCAGCAGAGTAGCACCTGTTACGTCTTATTTGGCGTCTATCAGAAGTAATATTCCTATAAATAACCAGTTCAGTCTTTTGAACCAACAAAAAAGATATGCCACGTTAAACCAAATAAAGAGTGGTAGACATGGAAAACCTGTCAAGCCATACGTTTCCAAAGCACCACATTTGGATACAAACCCATTTAAAAAAGGGGTTGTTTTGCGTGTTATGATTGTGAAGCCAAAGAAACCAAATTCAGCACAAAGAAAGTGTTGTCGTGTAAGATTATCAAACGGTAACGTTATTTCGTGTTTAATTCCAGGAGAAGGACATAATTTACAAGAGCATCATGTTGTGTTAGTGAGAGGAGGAAGAGTGCAAGATTTGCCAGGTGTGAAATATCGTTTGGTGAGAGGAGCATTTGATTTAGCAGGTGTGGCTAACAGAACTACGTCGAGATCAAAATACGGTGTTAAGAAGCCCAAGGATAGTTAG
- a CDS encoding DEHA2C08514p (similar to uniprot|P53731 Saccharomyces cerevisiae YNR035c ARC35 Subunit of the ARP2/3 complex), translating to MLQIEHNNLLIQNTLTDRIFPSPDAPLKSLDRIVSDFDFTTYHISTLPDNRELILISVYLKCWSDLVNYGVEAYLGNKYSKYEGPLTTLPSKDIESNYNYSMVLDLSQLSSKDDEFKNQLIEDLSFLKRHCMAAPFEQAFSRYDELSETYASSNTYAEEIQSELKNEQVLTINYRGSDESIYIKPSFDRVTVIFSTIFKDETDKIFGKVFLQEFVDARKRSVQNAPQVLYSHKVPPLDIQRVVKNYDDDNKGYVTFVLFPRHLIKGDRRDNCISHIQFFRNYFHYHIKCSKAYMHSRMRFRVKEFLKVLNRAKPENIDDDGKAIENRKTASGRRFDSTRV from the coding sequence ATGTTACAAATAGAACATAATAACttattgattcaaaatactTTGACGGATAGAATATTTCCTAGTCCGGATGCTCCTTTGAAATCTTTAGATAGAATTGTTTCCGATTTTGATTTTACTACGTACCATATTTCGACATTACCAGATAATAGAGAATTGATCCTTATTTCTGTATACTTAAAGTGCTGGAGTGATTTGGTTAATTATGGGGTCGAAGCCTACTTGGGAAACAAGTATTCCAAATACGAAGGACCTTTGACCACTTTACCGAGCAAAGATATCGAGTCTAATTATAATTACTCAATGGTTTTAGATTTGAGTCAATTAAGTAGTAAAGACGATGAATTTaagaatcaattgattgaagatttatcatttttgaaaagacATTGCATGGCTGCCCCATTCGAACAAGCCTTTAGCAGATATGACGAGTTAAGTGAAACATACGCTAGCAGTAACACGTATGCCGAGGAGATTCAAAGtgaattaaagaatgaaCAGGTGTTAACTATTAATTATCGTGGTTCAGATGAGAGCATTTACATCAAGCCTTCCTTCGACAGAGTTACCGTAATTTTCTCTACTATTTTCAAAGATGAAACAGATAAAATCTTCGGTAAAGTTTTCCTCCAAGAATTCGTCGATGCAAGAAAAAGATCAGTTCAAAATGCCCCACAAGTATTATATTCCCACAAGGTACCTCCGTTGGATATTCAACGTGTGGTTAAGAATTATGACGATGATAACAAGGGTTACGTTAcatttgttttatttcCTAGACATTTAATTAAAGGGGACAGAAGAGATAATTGTATTTCTCATATTCAGTTCTTCAGAAACTactttcattatcatattAAATGTTCTAAAGCGTACATGCATTCGAGAATGAGATTTAGAGTTAAAGAATTCTTGAAGGTCTTAAACAGAGCTAAGCCAGAAAATATCGACGATGACGGTAAAGCGATTGAAAACAGAAAGACAGCCAGTGGTAGAAGATTCGACTCAACCAGGGTTTGA
- a CDS encoding DEHA2C08536p (similar to uniprot|P08018 Saccharomyces cerevisiae YJL128c PBS2 MAP kinase kinase that plays a pivotal role in the osmosensing signal-transduction pathway), producing MSDANDTSGNLSPGFENLNIRTPKAVNTESTQSPQRVSHSQINGDIQARILAFQQKRTKPVNGGHGALNPISKSTSHLSEAPDKPLPPLPPLPTLPTMSLQQRSYSSGDTSDPGLIPSPMETENIQNTNHSVNRSMGQSMSQVMGQGISRTSSLKKQEPQQLPFELSKKPSLSQRRGMKLNLSEMSSPTSASSPDDTSPIGDGKESSVFSNAPKGSVLDNNAMNTTGDLTRRVSERKNKPNFKLNLANTGGPGVSGMNPQSTSNSNSNSTISSLNSSGSSSTMATNNETNQSKKPQLQGLFANYSKYVDIKSGSLNFAGKASLHSKGIDFSSGLSFRISLEELEFLEELGHGNYGVVSKVLHKPTGVLMAMKEVRLELDETKFTQILMELEILHKCDSPYIVDFYGAFFVEGAVYMCMEYMDGGSLDKIYGKDDGVNDEACLAYITECVIRGLKELKDEHNIIHRDVKPTNILVNSLGKVKLCDFGVSGNLVASLAKTNIGCQSYMAPERIKSLSPTDNTYSVQSDIWSLGLSILEIAAGHYPYPSETYGNIFSQLSAIVDGDPPRLDPKAFSKDAQLFIKSCLNKNPDLRPSYATLLKHPWLVNHRDIDPHMDKFVTKKLEELEEQKNKKNLSRSNSVNSSTTTAKPPKESVRSLLKGKVQAPALHRGGLMNSNRNSVNR from the coding sequence ATGAGTGATGCAAATGATACGTCGGGCAACTTGAGTCCAGGTTTTGAAAACCTAAATATCCGAACGCCTAAGGCGGTCAATACTGAGAGCACTCAGTCGCCACAGAGGGTATCACATTCACAGATAAATGGTGATATTCAGGCCAGGATATTGGCGTTCCAACAAAAGAGAACAAAGCCAGTGAATGGCGGTCATGGTGCGTTGAatccaatttcaaaatctacGAGCCATTTGAGTGAAGCGCCAGACAAACCATTACCACCATTACCACCTTTACCCACATTGCCAACTATGCTGTTACAACAAAGATCTTACTCTCTGGGAGATACTAGCGATCCAGGCTTGATTCCTTCTCCGATGGAAACAGAAAATATTCAGAATACGAACCATAGTGTAAACCGAAGTATGGGCCAATCTATGAGTCAAGTTATGGGTCAAGGCATTTCTAGAACGTCGAGTTTAAAGAAACAAGAACCACAACAGCTACCATTTGAGTTACTGAAGAAGCCGTCTTTATCCCAAAGAAGAGGAATGAAGCTTAATTTAAGTGAAATGAGTAGTCCCACTAGTGCTAGCTCTCCGGATGACACGAGCCCTATAGGTGATGGTAAAGAGAGCCTGGTGTTTCTGAACGCACCAAAGGGAAGTGTCCTTGATAACAATGCCATGAACACTACTGGCGACTTAACAAGAAGAGTAtcagaaagaaaaaataaacctaacttcaaattgaatttggcTAATACAGGAGGTCCTGGAGTTAGTGGCATGAATCCACAATCcacttcaaattcaaattcaaattcgaCTATCTCAtcattgaattcttctGGATCATCGTCTACCATGGCCACTAACAATGAAACAAATCAATCCAAGAAGCCTCAGTTGCAAGGATtatttgcaaattattCGAAATACGTTGATATAAAATCTGGCTCGTTAAATTTTGCTGGTAAGGCCTCGTTACATTCAAAGGGGATTGATTTCCTGTCAGGATTGCTGTTCCGGATCTCGTTAGAGGAATTGGAATTCTTAGAAGAACTAGGACATGGTAATTATGGTGTTGTTCTGAAGGTTTTGCATAAGCCAACGGGTGTACTAATGGCCATGAAAGAAGTTAGATTAGAATTGGATGAAACAAAATTCACTCAAATCTTAATGGAATTGGAAATCTTACATAAATGTGACTCGCCAtatattgttgatttcTATGGAGCTTTCTTTGTTGAAGGAGCTGTTTATATGTGTATGGAGTATATGGATGGAGGTTCGTTGGATAAGATATATGGAAAGGATGATGGTGTCAATGATGAAGCATGTCTTGCATATATAACCGAATGCGTTATCAGAGGattgaaggaattgaagGATGAGCATAATATTATTCACAGAGACGTGAAACCTACGAACATTTTGGTCAATTCTCTAGGAAAAGTAAAGTTATGTGATTTTGGAGTTAGTGGTAATTTAGTTGCGTCGTTAGCGAAAACTAATATTGGTTGTCAGTCCTATATGGCCCCGGAAAGAATTAAGTCGTTAAGTCCAACCGACAATACCTATTCTGTTCAGTCCGATATTTGGTCTTTAGGATTAAGTATTTTGGAAATCGCAGCAGGTCATTATCCTTATCCATCTGAAACTTATGGTAACATATTTTCCCAATTAAGTGCCATCGTTGACGGTGACCCTCCAAGATTGGATCCTAAAGCATTCTCTAAAGACGCTCAATTGTTTATCAAGAGTTGTTTAAATAAAAACCCCGATTTGAGACCTTCATATGCTACGTTGTTAAAGCATCCGTGGTTGGTGAATCATAGAGATATTGATCCTCATATGGATAAATTTGTAACAAAGAAGTTGGAAGAACTCGAAGAGcaaaagaacaaaaagaaCTTAAGCAGATCCAATAGTGTTAATTCCTCAACTACCACTGCCAAACCTCCAAAAGAGAGTGTCCGCTCTCTATTGAAAGGAAAGGTTCAAGCTCCTGCGTTGCATAGAGGCGGGCTAATGAATTCCAATAGAAACAGCGTTAATCGATAA